A single genomic interval of Ruminococcus sp. NK3A76 harbors:
- the rpmE gene encoding 50S ribosomal protein L31, which produces MREGIHPVYEETTITCSCGNVIRTRSTKKDIKVEVCSKCHPYFTGKQKLNDVGGRVDKFKKRFKLD; this is translated from the coding sequence ATGAGAGAAGGTATACATCCTGTATACGAGGAGACAACTATTACTTGCTCTTGCGGTAATGTTATCAGGACTCGTTCAACAAAGAAGGATATCAAGGTCGAGGTTTGCTCCAAGTGCCACCCTTACTTTACAGGTAAGCAGAAGCTCAACGACGTGGGCGGCCGTGTAGACAAGTTCAAGAAGAGATTTAAGCTGGACTGA
- a CDS encoding glycoside hydrolase family 5 protein, with the protein MTYKRILLKGAALMLSASMLAATGCDSSDSSGSSDSEPKVYSECEKAQKAVDKFGAGWNLGNTLDATGGSRDDVFSCETSWGNPETTQEMITLVKESGFNAVRVPVTWNNHIDEDGTVDKEWMDRVQEIVDYVVSEDLYCIINVHHDGGENGWVKATNESYEKYGDRFGKIWEQVAERFADYDEKLLFESINEILDKSNNWNGGGRGESVEALAKYNQKFVDTVRAGEGYNKTRNLVIMTYAGSYGKIKNLELPKDTADGHMLLEVHDYDPQGFCWKNASWTNMTDEWGSDEDKQAIDASMKQIADDAKEKGLPVIIGEYGSQDKGGNEDARALHAGYFTKAAKDNGIKCFWWDCEAFAIIDRTMLEQKCPKIVEAIIEAVK; encoded by the coding sequence ATGACATATAAAAGAATATTGCTCAAAGGTGCAGCGCTGATGCTCTCGGCTTCTATGCTTGCGGCCACAGGCTGTGACAGCTCAGACAGCAGCGGCAGCTCGGACAGTGAGCCTAAGGTCTATTCCGAGTGCGAAAAGGCTCAGAAGGCGGTCGATAAATTCGGTGCCGGCTGGAATCTCGGCAATACCCTTGATGCCACAGGCGGCAGCCGTGACGATGTCTTTTCCTGTGAGACCTCGTGGGGCAACCCGGAGACGACCCAGGAGATGATAACGCTTGTCAAGGAGTCGGGCTTCAACGCAGTCAGGGTGCCTGTCACCTGGAACAACCATATCGACGAGGACGGCACAGTCGATAAGGAATGGATGGACAGGGTGCAGGAGATAGTCGATTATGTTGTTTCGGAAGACCTTTACTGTATCATAAACGTTCATCACGACGGCGGCGAGAACGGCTGGGTAAAGGCTACCAACGAGAGCTATGAAAAGTATGGCGACCGTTTCGGAAAGATATGGGAGCAGGTGGCTGAACGCTTTGCTGACTACGACGAGAAGCTGCTCTTTGAATCTATCAATGAGATACTTGATAAGAGCAATAACTGGAACGGCGGCGGAAGAGGCGAGTCGGTCGAGGCGCTTGCCAAGTATAATCAGAAATTCGTCGATACCGTCAGGGCAGGCGAGGGCTATAACAAGACAAGAAACCTTGTTATCATGACCTATGCCGGCAGCTACGGCAAGATAAAGAACCTTGAGCTCCCGAAGGATACCGCTGACGGCCATATGCTCCTTGAGGTGCATGACTACGACCCGCAGGGCTTCTGCTGGAAGAATGCCTCGTGGACTAATATGACTGATGAGTGGGGCTCTGATGAGGATAAGCAGGCGATAGACGCTTCTATGAAGCAGATAGCAGACGATGCTAAGGAAAAGGGTCTGCCTGTCATCATAGGTGAGTACGGCTCGCAGGATAAGGGCGGCAATGAGGACGCAAGAGCGTTACACGCAGGGTATTTTACAAAGGCCGCCAAGGACAACGGCATCAAGTGTTTCTGGTGGGACTGTGAAGCATTTGCGATAATCGACAGGACGATGCTTGAACAGAAATGCCCCAAGATAGTCGAAGCTATCATCGAGGCAGTAAAGTAA
- the argS gene encoding arginine--tRNA ligase — MANLIQDAFGQVRELVMNALGVCIRDGIFPAEPINPFNVERPADPKNGDVSTNAAMVCAKAFRSAPRKIAEEIVAKIDLGETYFEKCEVAGAGFINFFFASSWYGEVVKAVLDEKENYGSTELGKGKSVLVEFVSANPTGPMHIGNARGGAIGDCLSAVLEKAGYNVAREFYVNDAGNQIEKFKTSLEVRYLQIYKPETELPEDAYQGQDIVEHAKAFNEVYGDKYVNADSEERRQALCDFALPKNIQTLHDDLSKYRINYDKWFTESSLHKSGAVKEIVEKLKESGYTYELEGALWFKSSELGDEKDRVLVRANGVPTYFVPDIAYHYNKLVTRGFDKAIDVLGADHHGYVPRMKAALKALGVDENRLDVVIMQMVRLVRDGEVYKLSKRSGKAITLATLLDEVPIDAARFFFNLREANSHFDFDLDLAASESSQNPVYYVQYAHARICSILAKAKEEGIEIGSNADLSVLSTSDEQELIKFIATLPDAVNDAAKNYDPARMTRYVIELATLYHKFYNNCRIIGESSEIMQARLTLCLAVKQLIFNILTMLKVTVPEKM, encoded by the coding sequence ATGGCAAATCTTATTCAGGACGCATTCGGGCAGGTAAGAGAGCTTGTTATGAATGCCCTCGGAGTATGCATCCGTGACGGGATATTCCCGGCTGAGCCGATAAACCCATTCAATGTTGAAAGGCCGGCTGACCCTAAAAACGGCGACGTTTCGACAAACGCTGCAATGGTATGCGCAAAGGCTTTCAGAAGCGCTCCGAGAAAGATAGCAGAGGAGATAGTCGCTAAGATAGACTTAGGCGAGACATACTTTGAAAAGTGCGAGGTAGCAGGGGCTGGATTTATAAACTTCTTCTTTGCGAGCAGCTGGTACGGCGAGGTCGTAAAGGCTGTGCTTGATGAGAAGGAGAACTACGGCAGCACAGAGCTTGGCAAGGGCAAGAGCGTGCTCGTTGAGTTCGTTTCTGCAAACCCCACAGGGCCTATGCACATAGGCAACGCAAGAGGCGGCGCTATAGGCGACTGTCTGTCGGCTGTACTTGAAAAGGCAGGCTACAATGTTGCAAGAGAGTTCTACGTCAACGACGCAGGCAACCAGATAGAGAAATTCAAGACATCTCTTGAAGTGAGATACTTACAGATATACAAGCCCGAGACTGAGCTTCCTGAGGACGCTTATCAGGGTCAGGACATTGTTGAGCACGCAAAGGCTTTCAACGAGGTATACGGCGACAAGTATGTCAATGCTGACAGCGAGGAGAGAAGGCAGGCGCTGTGCGATTTTGCGCTTCCCAAGAACATACAGACGCTCCATGACGACCTTAGCAAGTACAGGATAAACTACGACAAGTGGTTCACAGAGAGCTCGCTGCACAAAAGCGGCGCTGTAAAGGAAATAGTTGAAAAGCTCAAGGAAAGCGGCTACACCTACGAGCTCGAAGGGGCATTATGGTTCAAGTCGTCTGAGCTGGGCGACGAGAAGGACAGAGTGCTCGTGCGTGCAAACGGCGTGCCTACATACTTTGTTCCCGACATCGCATACCACTATAACAAGCTCGTGACAAGAGGCTTTGACAAGGCTATAGACGTGCTCGGTGCTGACCACCACGGCTATGTTCCGAGAATGAAGGCTGCCCTCAAAGCGCTCGGCGTTGACGAGAACAGGCTCGATGTTGTCATCATGCAGATGGTAAGGCTTGTGCGTGACGGCGAGGTTTACAAGCTCTCAAAGCGTTCCGGCAAGGCTATAACACTTGCAACGCTGCTTGACGAGGTGCCGATAGATGCAGCAAGATTTTTCTTCAACTTAAGAGAGGCAAACTCACACTTTGATTTTGACCTTGACCTTGCAGCATCAGAGAGCTCACAGAACCCTGTTTACTACGTTCAGTATGCTCACGCAAGGATATGCTCTATCCTTGCAAAGGCAAAGGAAGAAGGCATTGAGATAGGCAGCAACGCTGACCTTTCCGTACTCAGCACATCTGACGAGCAGGAGCTTATAAAGTTTATAGCAACTCTTCCCGATGCGGTAAACGATGCTGCTAAAAACTACGACCCGGCAAGAATGACACGCTATGTCATAGAGCTTGCGACACTTTACCACAAGTTCTACAACAACTGCCGCATAATCGGCGAGAGCAGCGAGATAATGCAGGCAAGGCTGACACTTTGTCTTGCTGTAAAGCAGCTGATATTCAACATTCTCACTATGCTGAAGGTCACTGTTCCTGAAAAGATGTGA
- a CDS encoding DUF1934 domain-containing protein, giving the protein MERTGATQSTLIAELGIKHHCQYGTPYGDFMVGVNTKTIKKELDSKGGQLDFSYVIDINSSFVGDFRIFVNVTPTA; this is encoded by the coding sequence ATGGAGCGCACAGGCGCTACGCAGTCAACTCTTATCGCAGAGCTTGGCATCAAGCATCACTGCCAGTACGGCACGCCTTACGGCGACTTTATGGTGGGTGTGAACACCAAGACCATAAAGAAGGAGCTCGACTCAAAGGGCGGCCAGCTCGATTTTTCGTATGTAATAGACATCAATTCGAGCTTTGTCGGTGATTTCAGGATATTTGTAAACGTGACACCAACAGCCTGA
- a CDS encoding DUF1934 domain-containing protein, translating to MIKLISTQNDGEESESTELITRGKYGREKDGYIIEYDETEATGYAGSTTKIKGV from the coding sequence TTGATAAAGCTGATAAGCACTCAGAACGACGGCGAGGAAAGCGAGTCTACCGAGCTTATCACAAGAGGAAAATACGGCCGTGAAAAGGACGGCTATATAATAGAATACGACGAGACAGAGGCTACGGGCTATGCCGGCTCGACCACCAAGATAAAGGGCGTTTGA
- the murI gene encoding glutamate racemase, giving the protein MNNDPIGVFDSGVGGLTTVKELVKLLPHENIVYLGDTARVPYGTKSSTTIATYAKQDINFLLGHDVKMLLVACGTISSAMMHEPIFENVTVSYSGVVLPTAEAACKATRNKRIGVLGTSATVKSQSFANAIKAIDPGIEVTSKACPMFVPLVENGYTDRDCKVTKLIAEEYLEIMKKNEVDTLILGCTHFPHLHDIIQDTMGSDVKLISSGAELARFAVDALTRDNALSDRQTEGQRKLYCTDSVELFTETAATFLGKDNNAQIAKCILKT; this is encoded by the coding sequence ATGAATAATGATCCTATCGGCGTGTTCGATTCGGGTGTCGGCGGTCTTACGACTGTAAAGGAGCTTGTAAAGCTGCTGCCGCACGAGAATATAGTTTATCTCGGCGACACAGCAAGAGTTCCCTACGGCACAAAGAGCAGCACGACTATAGCCACATACGCCAAGCAGGATATAAACTTTCTGCTCGGGCATGATGTAAAGATGCTTCTCGTTGCCTGCGGCACGATATCCTCTGCCATGATGCACGAGCCGATATTTGAAAACGTGACTGTCAGCTACAGCGGCGTTGTTTTACCGACTGCCGAGGCTGCCTGCAAGGCTACAAGGAACAAGCGCATAGGCGTTTTAGGCACAAGTGCTACTGTCAAGAGCCAGAGCTTTGCAAACGCCATTAAGGCGATAGACCCCGGGATAGAGGTAACATCAAAGGCCTGCCCTATGTTCGTACCGCTCGTCGAGAACGGCTACACTGACAGAGACTGCAAGGTAACAAAGCTGATAGCTGAGGAATACCTTGAAATAATGAAGAAAAACGAAGTCGATACGCTGATACTCGGCTGCACGCACTTCCCTCACCTGCATGACATCATACAGGACACTATGGGCAGTGATGTAAAGCTGATATCCTCTGGCGCTGAGCTTGCAAGGTTCGCTGTAGATGCGCTGACCCGTGATAATGCTCTCAGCGACAGGCAGACAGAGGGGCAAAGAAAGCTCTACTGCACAGACAGTGTCGAGCTTTTCACCGAGACAGCGGCGACATTCTTAGGCAAGGACAACAATGCACAGATCGCAAAATGTATACTTAAAACGTGA
- a CDS encoding D-alanine--D-alanine ligase family protein, translating into MAKLKVAVIFGGRSNEHDVSLVSAAHVIDSIPKDKFDVYCIGITKKGSWYKYIGSTENIRNGEWVKHPDNVRCILSPDPMHKGFIALDEDGGYQNIKVDCIFPMLHGKNGEDGTVQGLFELAQIPFVGCDHISSANCMDKELTHIVLDSHGIKTAPYVPILDCELDKLDERCAEMESKLSYPMFVKPANCGSSLGVSRACDLEQLKTGIKLAFAHDSKVIVEQGIAGLECECAVMGNNEPFASTVGEICSANEDIYDFEAKYNNEASKTVIPARISDEAIEKIRETAIKAYRAMGCSGLARVDFFLCKGDEPVLNEINTLPGHTPISMYPKLMENAGLSPQQQEEKLIRYAFERADVDYE; encoded by the coding sequence ATGGCAAAGCTAAAAGTCGCTGTTATCTTCGGAGGAAGATCAAACGAGCATGATGTTTCGCTTGTTTCGGCAGCTCATGTTATCGACAGCATACCAAAGGATAAATTCGATGTTTACTGCATCGGCATCACAAAGAAGGGCAGCTGGTATAAATATATCGGCAGCACAGAGAATATAAGGAACGGCGAGTGGGTAAAGCACCCCGACAACGTAAGGTGCATACTCTCCCCTGACCCGATGCACAAGGGCTTTATCGCTCTTGATGAGGACGGCGGCTATCAGAACATAAAGGTTGACTGCATATTCCCGATGCTTCACGGCAAGAACGGTGAGGACGGAACTGTGCAGGGGCTTTTTGAGCTGGCACAGATACCCTTTGTAGGGTGCGACCACATATCCTCGGCTAACTGCATGGACAAGGAGCTGACACATATCGTGCTCGATTCCCATGGGATAAAGACAGCACCCTATGTGCCGATACTTGACTGCGAGCTCGACAAGCTCGATGAAAGATGCGCTGAGATGGAGAGCAAGCTCTCATACCCGATGTTCGTAAAGCCTGCAAACTGCGGCTCGTCGCTGGGCGTTTCAAGAGCCTGCGACCTTGAGCAGTTAAAGACAGGCATCAAGCTCGCATTTGCTCACGACTCGAAGGTGATAGTTGAGCAGGGCATCGCAGGCCTTGAATGCGAATGCGCTGTAATGGGCAACAACGAGCCGTTTGCATCGACTGTCGGCGAGATATGCTCTGCAAATGAGGACATCTACGACTTTGAGGCTAAATACAACAACGAGGCTTCAAAGACGGTTATCCCGGCAAGGATAAGCGACGAGGCTATCGAAAAGATAAGAGAAACAGCTATAAAGGCATACAGGGCTATGGGCTGCTCGGGTCTTGCAAGGGTGGATTTCTTCCTGTGCAAGGGCGATGAGCCTGTGCTCAACGAGATAAACACTCTCCCGGGGCACACACCTATCAGTATGTATCCCAAGCTCATGGAGAATGCAGGGCTTTCTCCGCAGCAGCAGGAGGAAAAGCTCATAAGATACGCTTTTGAAAGGGCTGACGTTGACTATGAATAA
- the hisA gene encoding phosphoribosylformimino-5-aminoimidazole carboxamide ribotide isomerase, with the protein MRFRPCIDIHNGSVKQIVGSSLSDAGNKAEDNFVSQKGGGYYAALYKEHGLKGGHIIILNPEGSEYYGADLETAYDALKEYPGGLQIGGGINDGNAGRFLDKGASHVIVTSFVFKGGIINYDNLGKINKAVGRQRLVLDLSCRKKDGRYFIVTDRWQKFTDTELTLETMKELSEWCDEFLIHAVDVEGKASGIEDYVAGLIGAFSEIPVTYAGGIHSFEDIQKLRDISQSRSDYTIGSALDIFGGSLSFEEVCSRFND; encoded by the coding sequence ATGAGATTCAGACCATGCATAGACATACACAACGGAAGCGTAAAGCAGATAGTCGGCTCGTCGCTGAGTGATGCCGGAAACAAGGCTGAGGATAATTTCGTATCACAAAAAGGCGGCGGATATTACGCAGCCCTTTACAAGGAGCACGGGCTTAAAGGCGGCCACATAATAATCCTCAACCCCGAGGGCTCGGAATACTATGGTGCAGACCTTGAAACGGCATACGATGCTTTAAAAGAATACCCCGGCGGCCTGCAGATCGGCGGCGGGATAAACGACGGCAATGCCGGCAGGTTCCTTGACAAGGGGGCAAGCCACGTCATCGTCACGAGCTTTGTCTTCAAGGGCGGTATCATCAATTACGACAATCTCGGGAAGATAAACAAAGCCGTAGGCAGGCAGAGGCTGGTGCTTGACCTTTCATGCAGGAAAAAAGACGGCAGATATTTCATCGTGACTGACAGGTGGCAGAAGTTCACCGACACGGAGCTTACCCTTGAAACGATGAAGGAGCTCTCCGAGTGGTGCGATGAATTCCTTATCCACGCTGTAGACGTCGAGGGCAAGGCAAGCGGCATAGAGGACTATGTAGCAGGGCTGATAGGGGCGTTTAGCGAGATACCCGTGACATATGCAGGCGGTATACATTCCTTTGAGGATATTCAGAAGCTGCGTGACATATCACAGTCAAGATCAGACTACACGATAGGCTCGGCACTCGATATCTTCGGGGGCAGCCTCAGTTTTGAAGAAGTGTGCAGCCGCTTTAATGACTGA
- a CDS encoding transglutaminase domain-containing protein: MSINKISLIIVLTAFAIGGGFIAAANTSIICGSESSSVVSDSKKSSSGKDSSVSSQGESSSEGDSSSEIIIIREKEPTEPERDASGRELPYDVMPIVSAHMSGDTSELTDKQFEVLVKAQEILSDIITDSMSDYDKAKAIHDYICLNNAYKDEALSAVSQSTVDEGSPYGVLIENESVCKGYATAFKLLCNMCGIECELVYEYEQGNDDIDHLYDSIKIGGNWYYVDVTWDDRELDEYRYKFFLINKTQLLYDHLPYEDCPETADDCDTYAAHELTEINSAEECEALIKDMAASGKKFPAFIRPGSELGVNLRFHSQTQGYDYSFDADENADILINAALTGAPDLVLEFAKTRINGETVLIIYRRLS, translated from the coding sequence ATGAGTATAAACAAGATATCATTGATAATAGTCCTCACGGCTTTTGCAATCGGCGGAGGATTCATAGCAGCGGCAAACACGTCTATAATATGCGGCAGCGAGAGCAGCTCTGTTGTGTCTGACAGCAAAAAAAGCTCATCAGGCAAAGACAGCAGTGTCTCTTCGCAGGGAGAGAGCTCATCTGAGGGCGACAGCTCGTCAGAGATAATAATTATCAGGGAAAAAGAGCCCACCGAGCCTGAACGTGACGCAAGCGGCAGGGAGCTGCCATACGACGTTATGCCCATTGTCTCGGCTCACATGAGCGGCGACACATCGGAGCTTACAGACAAGCAGTTTGAAGTGCTTGTAAAGGCTCAGGAGATACTCTCTGACATCATCACCGACAGCATGAGCGACTACGACAAGGCAAAGGCCATTCACGATTACATCTGCCTGAACAACGCCTATAAGGACGAGGCGCTGAGTGCTGTTTCACAGTCAACGGTCGATGAAGGGTCGCCTTACGGCGTGCTTATAGAGAATGAATCGGTCTGCAAGGGGTATGCGACGGCTTTCAAGCTGCTTTGCAATATGTGCGGCATCGAGTGCGAGCTTGTTTACGAATATGAGCAGGGCAATGATGACATAGATCATCTTTACGACAGCATAAAGATAGGCGGCAACTGGTATTACGTCGATGTGACCTGGGACGACAGGGAGCTTGACGAATACAGATACAAATTCTTCCTGATAAACAAGACGCAGCTTTTATACGACCATTTGCCATACGAAGACTGCCCGGAAACTGCTGACGACTGCGACACATACGCTGCGCACGAGCTGACTGAGATAAACAGTGCCGAGGAATGCGAAGCACTGATAAAAGACATGGCAGCCAGCGGCAAGAAATTCCCGGCGTTCATAAGACCCGGCAGTGAGCTTGGGGTAAACCTCAGGTTCCATTCACAGACGCAGGGCTATGACTACAGCTTTGACGCTGATGAGAATGCTGATATACTGATAAATGCTGCGCTCACGGGCGCGCCGGACCTGGTATTGGAGTTTGCAAAGACAAGGATAAACGGTGAGACTGTACTTATAATATACAGAAGACTGTCATAA
- a CDS encoding YhfC family glutamic-type intramembrane protease, which yields MEILFGLAVLPAFLLMIYIRRKDKIEKEPKGLVASLFALGALTVISAALLEVLIDSFAKEIVDEGTLVYAFIEAFCEAALMEELGKFIVLKLRTWKNKEFNYTFDAVVYAVAVSLGFATLENILYVMGGSVYVAVMRGILSVPGHAIDAVFMGYYYGLAKRCDSLGDTAGKKKNLRKAIFSAVLIHGFYDFCLMAEREELIVVFFIFEIIITIVSVKKVNKLSREDSPIGPPMGVGFNQYGSYFANNPYYYDPNGYYRRYDNTAAGYNQNGYGYYQQQGYQQNYQQQAYQQQTYQQPTYQQPVYQRQSYQRQSYQQPAYQQQTYQQPTYQQQTYSQQADPNRYNYNNYYQQTPNNSQYSGYTQQTAQQSSGIDYNSYYGGSSSNTGYYSTSNSSNNNNSYYNQ from the coding sequence ATGGAGATACTATTCGGGCTTGCCGTTTTGCCGGCGTTTTTGCTTATGATCTACATACGCAGGAAGGATAAGATCGAGAAAGAGCCGAAGGGTCTTGTTGCCTCGCTCTTTGCGCTCGGCGCACTTACGGTCATATCAGCAGCTTTGCTTGAGGTCTTGATAGATTCGTTTGCTAAGGAGATAGTCGATGAGGGAACGCTTGTCTATGCCTTTATCGAGGCTTTCTGTGAAGCGGCACTTATGGAGGAGCTTGGCAAATTCATAGTGCTTAAGCTGCGCACATGGAAAAACAAGGAATTCAACTACACCTTTGATGCTGTCGTCTACGCAGTTGCCGTATCGCTCGGATTTGCGACGCTTGAAAATATTCTCTACGTTATGGGCGGTTCGGTATATGTTGCCGTCATGAGAGGTATCCTCTCCGTTCCGGGTCACGCTATAGATGCGGTGTTCATGGGCTATTACTACGGCCTTGCCAAGAGATGTGATTCGCTCGGCGATACTGCCGGAAAGAAAAAGAACCTGCGCAAGGCTATCTTCTCGGCAGTGCTGATACACGGCTTCTACGACTTCTGCCTTATGGCTGAAAGAGAAGAGCTTATTGTCGTGTTCTTCATCTTCGAGATAATCATAACCATTGTTTCGGTAAAGAAGGTAAACAAGCTGTCAAGAGAGGATTCTCCTATCGGCCCGCCTATGGGTGTCGGCTTCAACCAGTACGGCAGCTACTTTGCTAATAACCCCTACTATTACGACCCCAACGGCTATTACAGACGCTACGACAACACCGCAGCAGGCTACAACCAGAACGGCTACGGTTATTACCAGCAGCAGGGCTATCAGCAGAATTATCAGCAGCAGGCTTACCAGCAGCAGACCTATCAGCAGCCGACCTACCAGCAGCCTGTCTACCAGCGCCAGTCGTATCAGCGTCAGTCTTACCAGCAGCCTGCATATCAGCAGCAGACATATCAGCAACCTACCTACCAGCAGCAGACTTACAGTCAGCAGGCTGACCCTAACAGATATAACTACAACAACTACTATCAGCAGACACCGAACAACAGCCAGTACAGCGGCTATACGCAGCAGACTGCACAGCAGAGCTCCGGCATTGATTATAACAGCTACTACGGCGGCTCAAGCTCAAACACCGGCTACTACAGCACATCTAACAGCAGCAACAATAACAACAGCTACTATAACCAGTAA